One Natronomonas moolapensis 8.8.11 genomic region harbors:
- a CDS encoding Ig-like domain-containing protein, which produces MGARPVVVFALVVGCLLGAVVAAPGAAAEPIDLENGLSESDTDDRIDVETRLSIPDSTVELEITIPAGTDVTDATGFERVDDRTYAWTESTATPSLEYEYDATVSGSHRGREGLTFVANDEWALVRTPSVGVSWRSTDTDSELVRTNTVDGEGVASTHMAYLGAYTEHTGSAAGQTFRLVVPEAAALRGDPEAILAALEAAAERLSVGPRPDVFAVAAPTAGQSWGPAGVQRGPGGDFWVRDTEALGTVENTWIHEYVHTRQRYATTDATRWTTEGMAEYYAALLAYEAGDVRYATFRDRLERGTDPGYDGVRLADPGTWAETTADYERGAQLFAHLDRRLRADADTSLDAVVAGVNRRGAELTQRRFLDAIGSAGDAEVRSDAERYTETTAAPPIASRSEHVAAFGGPDVRYSIAGTTVSGSYRTGTLDSPALVVGETLELDVVAENVGTETGEFEAELRVDGEAVAVREGRLDPGASATLRFAREFDAAGEFDLSVGPERTTVTVEEPAGIEVVGLETMPAAPMAGEAVTLRATVASAADRPAAGEVTFVVDAEAVAIEPVRVGEGTATVETTVPFEESGEYAVSAGGQRATVTVGGDAASPGTDPTGIGSHPGFGPGVALVAVLLALAAAGRNEL; this is translated from the coding sequence ATGGGCGCCCGGCCGGTCGTCGTCTTCGCGCTCGTCGTCGGCTGTCTCCTCGGTGCGGTCGTCGCCGCCCCGGGAGCGGCGGCGGAGCCGATCGACCTCGAGAACGGGCTCTCGGAGTCGGATACGGACGACCGCATCGACGTCGAAACCCGTCTGTCGATCCCCGATTCGACCGTCGAACTGGAGATTACGATCCCCGCCGGCACCGACGTCACCGACGCGACCGGCTTCGAACGGGTCGACGACCGGACCTACGCGTGGACCGAATCGACCGCCACCCCGAGCCTCGAGTACGAGTACGACGCCACCGTCAGCGGGAGCCACCGCGGCCGCGAGGGCCTCACGTTCGTCGCGAACGACGAGTGGGCGCTCGTCCGGACGCCCTCGGTCGGCGTCTCCTGGCGGAGCACCGACACCGACTCCGAACTCGTCCGGACCAACACGGTCGACGGCGAGGGGGTCGCGAGCACGCACATGGCGTATCTCGGCGCCTACACCGAACACACGGGCTCGGCGGCGGGCCAGACGTTCCGGCTCGTCGTCCCCGAGGCCGCAGCCCTCCGGGGGGACCCCGAAGCGATACTCGCGGCGCTCGAGGCCGCCGCCGAGCGCCTCTCGGTCGGTCCCCGCCCCGACGTCTTCGCCGTCGCCGCCCCGACAGCCGGCCAGTCGTGGGGACCCGCCGGCGTCCAGCGCGGCCCCGGCGGCGACTTCTGGGTACGCGACACCGAAGCGCTCGGAACGGTAGAAAACACCTGGATCCACGAGTACGTCCACACCCGACAGCGCTACGCGACGACCGACGCGACGCGCTGGACGACGGAGGGGATGGCCGAGTACTACGCCGCCCTCCTGGCGTACGAGGCCGGCGACGTGCGCTACGCGACGTTCCGGGACCGCCTCGAACGCGGGACCGACCCCGGCTACGACGGCGTTCGCCTCGCCGATCCGGGGACCTGGGCCGAGACGACCGCCGACTACGAGCGCGGGGCACAGCTATTTGCCCACCTCGACCGGCGGCTCCGCGCCGACGCCGACACGTCGCTGGACGCCGTCGTCGCCGGGGTGAACCGCCGGGGGGCCGAACTGACACAGCGGCGGTTCCTCGACGCGATCGGCTCCGCCGGCGACGCCGAGGTCCGAAGCGACGCCGAGCGCTACACCGAGACGACCGCGGCGCCGCCGATCGCCTCCCGGAGCGAGCACGTCGCGGCGTTCGGCGGGCCGGACGTCCGGTACTCGATCGCCGGGACGACGGTGTCGGGTTCCTACCGGACGGGGACGCTCGATTCCCCAGCACTCGTCGTCGGCGAGACGCTCGAACTCGACGTCGTCGCCGAGAACGTCGGCACCGAAACGGGCGAGTTCGAGGCCGAACTCCGGGTCGATGGCGAAGCCGTCGCGGTCCGGGAGGGCCGCCTCGATCCCGGCGCGTCGGCGACGCTTCGGTTCGCCCGCGAGTTCGACGCCGCGGGGGAGTTCGACCTCTCGGTCGGCCCCGAACGGACGACCGTCACGGTCGAGGAGCCGGCCGGCATCGAGGTGGTCGGTCTCGAGACGATGCCGGCGGCACCAATGGCAGGCGAGGCGGTCACGCTTCGCGCGACGGTCGCCTCGGCGGCCGATCGCCCCGCGGCGGGCGAGGTGACGTTCGTCGTCGACGCCGAGGCGGTCGCGATCGAACCCGTCCGGGTCGGCGAGGGGACGGCGACCGTCGAGACGACCGTCCCCTTCGAGGAGTCGGGCGAGTACGCCGTCTCCGCCGGTGGGCAGCGGGCAACGGTGACGGTCGGCGGGGACGCCGCGTCGCCCGGGACCGACCCGACCGGTATCGGCAGCCACCCCGGATTCGGGCCGGGGGTCGCTCTCGTCGCGGTACTGCTCGCGCTCGCGGCGGCGGGACGGAACGAGTTATAA
- the endA gene encoding tRNA-intron lyase yields MEGHLTDGVVEVGANGRERYYDSRGYGRPRGEGVDLAPVEAAHLLYRGDLDAVDGTGLGGFLADNDGVVVPFLVYKDLRERGFYVSPAREGWVEDADGADFVVHPRGDGPWDGTVEHRVRVVGERASVALGSLGDVVLAVVDEESELTYLETDRPDVEGSNVASEFPTVDGDLLGDRVLCWDPPAALYERGFYGQPLDHEGGAVQLSLLEAASLTERGALSVDGGTDAIMARGRSAEGDRFDRRYTVYRALREQGVVPKTGFKFGADFRTYDGVEHIDDLGHSELLVRVLPAGVERSPREIALDVRLAHGVRKRMLFALVGSGSVRWLSVGRLTP; encoded by the coding sequence ATGGAAGGCCACCTGACCGACGGGGTCGTCGAAGTCGGCGCGAACGGCCGCGAGCGGTACTACGACTCGCGGGGCTACGGTCGGCCTCGCGGCGAGGGCGTCGACCTCGCCCCCGTCGAGGCCGCCCACCTCCTGTACCGCGGCGACCTCGACGCGGTCGACGGGACCGGCCTCGGCGGCTTTCTCGCCGACAACGACGGTGTCGTCGTTCCGTTTCTCGTCTACAAGGACCTCCGCGAGCGGGGCTTCTACGTCTCGCCCGCCCGGGAGGGGTGGGTCGAGGACGCCGACGGTGCGGACTTCGTCGTCCACCCACGCGGAGACGGCCCGTGGGACGGGACCGTCGAACACCGGGTCCGGGTGGTCGGCGAGCGCGCGTCGGTCGCGCTCGGGTCACTCGGCGACGTGGTCCTCGCGGTCGTCGACGAGGAGAGCGAGTTGACGTACCTCGAGACCGACCGCCCCGACGTCGAGGGCTCGAACGTCGCCAGCGAGTTCCCGACCGTCGACGGGGACCTGCTCGGCGACCGCGTGCTCTGTTGGGACCCGCCGGCGGCGCTCTACGAGCGGGGGTTCTACGGACAGCCGCTCGACCACGAGGGGGGCGCCGTCCAGTTGTCGTTGCTCGAGGCGGCGTCTCTCACGGAGCGCGGCGCGCTGTCCGTCGACGGGGGGACAGACGCCATCATGGCTCGGGGGCGGTCGGCCGAAGGGGATCGATTCGACCGACGATACACCGTCTACCGGGCGCTCCGCGAGCAGGGAGTCGTCCCGAAGACGGGGTTCAAATTCGGGGCCGACTTCCGGACGTACGACGGGGTCGAGCATATCGACGACCTCGGTCACTCGGAGTTGCTCGTCCGGGTGCTCCCGGCCGGCGTCGAGCGTTCGCCCCGGGAGATCGCCCTCGACGTTCGCCTCGCACACGGCGTCCGAAAGCGGATGCTCTTCGCGCTCGTCGGGTCCGGTTCGGTCCGGTGGCTGTCGGTCGGCCGGTTGACGCCCTGA
- a CDS encoding tryptophan--tRNA ligase → MADDGTHDGESESAVRSDGGTNGADAGSPAALRADGGAVDEVALDPWGSSTVDDYRKLFEEFGIEAFEEVLPRVPSPHYLMRRGVIFGHRDYRPVADAMANDEPFATLSGFMPTGDPHIGHKLVFDELIWHQRQGADAYGLIADLEAHAARGLSWDEIDEHAESYLLSLIALGFDPDDGTLYRQSTNREVQDLAFELGTKANVSELGAIYDFDGETEVSYMESVVTQMADILYPQLEEPKPTVIPVGPDQDPHMRLARDLAGRMRYFGVTEAYASFELDGGERELVAEAYDALSTAADDPDADIRCVDAAEWLRTERPPAGALESAVETLESGGKEPLRPRVRFLDRNATDEAFEALIEAVEGEKRVYESHIDSFDLSRAEAETLAREVETDHGGYGFLPPSSIYHRFMTGLTGGKMSSSIPASHISLLDDPEEGYEKVKSATTGGRETAEKQRELGGEADECPVYELYAYLLSGDDDEFAARVYEECVGGERLCGGCKEQAAELMAEFLEEHQEKREEAKAVLADLDVELRSDRP, encoded by the coding sequence ATGGCAGACGACGGAACTCACGACGGCGAGAGCGAGTCGGCCGTTCGGAGCGACGGCGGAACGAATGGTGCCGACGCCGGATCGCCGGCGGCGCTTCGCGCGGACGGCGGAGCCGTCGACGAGGTGGCGCTGGATCCGTGGGGCTCCTCGACCGTCGACGACTACCGGAAGCTCTTCGAGGAGTTCGGCATCGAAGCCTTCGAAGAGGTGTTACCCCGGGTGCCATCGCCACACTACCTGATGCGCCGCGGCGTCATCTTCGGCCACCGCGACTACCGGCCGGTCGCCGACGCGATGGCGAACGACGAGCCCTTCGCTACGCTGTCCGGATTCATGCCGACCGGCGATCCCCACATCGGCCACAAACTGGTCTTCGACGAGTTGATCTGGCATCAACGACAGGGGGCCGACGCCTACGGCCTCATCGCCGACCTGGAAGCCCACGCCGCCCGCGGGCTGTCGTGGGACGAAATCGACGAGCACGCCGAGAGCTATCTCCTCTCGCTCATCGCGCTCGGCTTCGACCCCGACGACGGAACGCTGTACCGCCAATCGACAAACCGCGAGGTCCAAGATCTCGCCTTCGAGCTCGGGACGAAGGCGAACGTCTCGGAGCTCGGGGCGATCTACGACTTCGACGGCGAGACCGAGGTCTCATACATGGAGTCGGTAGTCACCCAGATGGCCGACATCCTCTATCCGCAACTGGAGGAGCCGAAGCCAACCGTCATCCCGGTCGGCCCCGATCAGGATCCACATATGCGGCTGGCGCGGGACCTTGCCGGCCGGATGCGGTACTTCGGCGTCACCGAGGCGTACGCGAGCTTCGAACTCGACGGCGGGGAGCGCGAACTCGTCGCCGAGGCCTACGACGCGCTCTCGACGGCGGCCGACGACCCCGACGCCGACATCCGGTGTGTCGACGCCGCCGAGTGGCTCCGGACGGAGCGCCCGCCGGCGGGCGCACTCGAGAGCGCGGTCGAGACGCTGGAGTCGGGCGGCAAGGAGCCTCTCCGGCCCCGCGTCCGATTTCTGGACCGCAACGCGACCGACGAGGCCTTCGAGGCGCTCATCGAGGCCGTCGAGGGCGAAAAGCGGGTCTACGAGAGCCACATCGACAGCTTCGATCTCTCGCGAGCCGAGGCCGAGACGCTGGCCCGCGAGGTCGAGACCGACCACGGCGGCTACGGCTTCCTCCCGCCGTCGTCGATCTATCATCGCTTCATGACCGGCCTGACCGGCGGCAAGATGTCCTCGTCGATCCCGGCGAGCCACATCAGCCTGCTCGACGACCCCGAGGAGGGCTACGAGAAGGTCAAATCCGCGACCACGGGCGGCCGCGAGACGGCCGAAAAACAGCGCGAACTGGGCGGGGAGGCCGACGAGTGCCCGGTGTACGAGCTGTACGCATACTTGCTGTCGGGCGACGACGACGAGTTCGCGGCCCGCGTCTACGAGGAGTGCGTCGGCGGCGAGCGCCTCTGTGGCGGCTGCAAAGAACAGGCCGCAGAACTCATGGCCGAGTTCCTCGAAGAACATCAAGAGAAACGCGAAGAAGCCAAAGCGGTGCTGGCGGACCTCGACGTCGAACTGAGGAGCGACCGGCCGTAG
- a CDS encoding DUF6432 family protein, giving the protein MQAKREYRDRDGTEVAVLDALVNRTEEGATVFELRSNVEADIDELEVALAALKDAGLITVENGDGPMRIYPDDRVVPEFDPDEHEGESSLLEGLRKRLGL; this is encoded by the coding sequence ATGCAGGCGAAGCGGGAGTATCGTGACCGCGACGGCACGGAGGTCGCGGTGCTCGACGCCCTCGTCAACCGGACCGAGGAAGGCGCGACGGTGTTCGAACTCCGGAGCAACGTCGAAGCCGACATCGACGAACTCGAGGTGGCGCTCGCCGCACTCAAAGACGCCGGGTTGATCACCGTCGAGAACGGCGACGGGCCGATGCGGATCTACCCCGACGACCGGGTCGTCCCCGAGTTCGACCCCGACGAACACGAAGGGGAATCGTCGCTCCTGGAGGGGCTTCGCAAGCGACTCGGGCTGTAG
- a CDS encoding DUF2157 domain-containing protein, protein MDPDALQAEVEKWVRDGIITEQQAETILERYETERPGRSRVVIALSAVGSALVFVGLVWFLATSWADLPTAAQVVVLLAAPGLAYLGGAVAARRSLPRAGLALSLLGAVLTGPSLFLLADLAAVDVATVWLLLGWTAVALPTGHALGSRAGTGIGLAVLAGLVLELTDPGDPTAPLSLLGVGLFGSAGFQRDRVGWAYRAVGATFALVGLLALTTREGRFGGFDPGASATLGVLAVGAFAAVGWLGLGRDRAGGRWAATALAAIVAGTGTALAAPETVPNAAAVGIAHLCAVATIAATGYYGYARGARRFVDLAAIAALAQTLSFVATTVVDALSGAIALVVAGTILIVAGVGLERGRRSILARTGD, encoded by the coding sequence ATGGACCCCGACGCCCTCCAGGCCGAAGTCGAAAAGTGGGTTCGAGACGGCATTATCACCGAACAGCAGGCGGAGACGATCCTCGAGCGCTACGAGACGGAGAGGCCGGGGCGATCCCGCGTGGTGATCGCGCTCTCGGCCGTCGGTTCGGCCCTCGTCTTCGTCGGTCTCGTGTGGTTTCTGGCGACCAGCTGGGCGGACCTCCCGACGGCCGCACAGGTCGTCGTCCTGCTCGCGGCGCCGGGGCTCGCCTACCTCGGCGGAGCGGTCGCCGCCCGGCGGTCGCTCCCACGGGCGGGGCTGGCGCTGTCGCTGCTCGGCGCGGTGTTGACCGGCCCCTCGCTGTTTTTGCTCGCCGACCTCGCCGCGGTCGATGTCGCCACCGTGTGGCTCCTCTTGGGGTGGACGGCGGTCGCGCTCCCGACGGGACACGCACTCGGCTCCCGCGCGGGGACCGGGATCGGACTCGCCGTCCTGGCCGGTCTCGTGCTCGAACTCACGGACCCCGGCGATCCGACCGCTCCCCTGTCGCTGCTCGGCGTCGGCCTGTTCGGGTCCGCGGGGTTCCAGCGCGACCGCGTCGGGTGGGCCTACCGGGCCGTCGGCGCGACGTTCGCCCTCGTGGGCCTGCTCGCGTTGACGACGCGCGAGGGCCGGTTCGGCGGGTTCGACCCCGGGGCGTCGGCGACGCTCGGTGTGCTTGCCGTCGGCGCGTTCGCGGCGGTCGGGTGGCTCGGGCTCGGCCGAGATCGCGCCGGGGGGCGGTGGGCGGCCACAGCGCTTGCGGCGATCGTCGCCGGGACGGGCACCGCACTCGCCGCCCCAGAAACAGTCCCGAACGCGGCCGCCGTCGGCATTGCACACCTCTGTGCGGTGGCGACGATCGCGGCGACGGGTTACTACGGCTACGCGAGGGGCGCGCGCCGGTTCGTCGATTTGGCCGCGATTGCGGCGCTCGCACAGACGCTGTCGTTCGTCGCGACGACTGTCGTCGACGCGCTGTCGGGGGCGATCGCGCTCGTCGTCGCCGGAACGATTCTCATCGTCGCCGGGGTCGGCCTCGAGCGGGGGCGCCGATCGATCCTCGCGCGGACGGGAGACTGA
- a CDS encoding DUF5518 domain-containing protein, which yields MTDWTAVLVGFLVGVVASVFAFVIPVVGHVGAGLLAGGVAGFIAGGGLGRGAWHGLLAGAVGGLGIALGLAVVVSLVGITVGGPFGLLGGVGVLAVGALVAFVFAVDSAIGGAVGGFLNR from the coding sequence ATGACCGATTGGACGGCGGTGTTGGTCGGCTTCCTCGTCGGGGTCGTCGCAAGCGTCTTCGCCTTCGTGATCCCCGTTGTCGGCCACGTCGGGGCCGGCTTGCTCGCCGGGGGCGTCGCCGGGTTCATCGCGGGTGGCGGCCTCGGACGCGGCGCGTGGCACGGTCTCCTCGCGGGAGCCGTCGGCGGGCTGGGCATCGCCCTCGGGCTCGCCGTCGTCGTCTCGCTCGTCGGGATCACCGTCGGCGGCCCCTTCGGGCTGCTCGGCGGGGTCGGCGTCCTCGCCGTCGGCGCGCTCGTGGCGTTCGTCTTCGCCGTCGACAGCGCCATCGGTGGCGCCGTCGGCGGTTTCCTCAACCGGTAG
- a CDS encoding polyprenyl synthetase family protein — protein sequence MEYLERRRALVESRLATVLEAAEPGAMTERLEHVSLSGGKRVRPMVALLAFEAAGGELVGEDGRGSAASAEAIDFAVGIELVHNASLVVDDIIDESELRRGVESAWTAFGYGPAMATSDGLLGEAFSLFGSDDRAMRTVAEAMVELGEGEATELVAQPTTEAEYMELARRKTGALFRAAAELGAIAAAADTYTIESFGGYAERVGIAFQIRDDVLDATAEADALGKPAGRDEAMERPSLVRITDLTPEEVNGRAREESEAALSALAAADPGDSPAVGYLEDLAEFVVVRGR from the coding sequence ATGGAGTATCTCGAGCGCCGTCGGGCGCTTGTCGAGTCGCGGCTCGCGACCGTGCTCGAGGCGGCCGAACCGGGGGCGATGACGGAGCGACTGGAGCACGTCTCGCTCTCGGGCGGCAAGCGCGTCCGGCCGATGGTGGCGCTTCTCGCCTTCGAGGCGGCGGGCGGGGAGCTAGTCGGCGAGGACGGCCGGGGGTCGGCGGCCTCCGCGGAGGCGATCGATTTCGCCGTGGGGATCGAGCTGGTTCACAACGCCTCCCTGGTCGTCGACGACATCATCGACGAGTCGGAGCTTCGGCGCGGCGTCGAGAGCGCGTGGACAGCGTTCGGTTACGGCCCCGCGATGGCGACGAGCGACGGGCTGCTCGGGGAGGCGTTCTCGCTGTTCGGCAGCGACGATCGGGCGATGCGCACCGTCGCAGAGGCGATGGTCGAGTTGGGCGAGGGCGAGGCGACCGAACTCGTCGCCCAGCCGACGACCGAAGCGGAGTACATGGAGTTGGCCCGCCGGAAGACCGGCGCGCTGTTTCGGGCTGCTGCCGAGTTGGGGGCCATCGCCGCCGCCGCCGACACCTACACGATCGAGTCGTTCGGCGGGTACGCAGAGCGCGTCGGGATCGCGTTTCAGATCCGCGACGACGTCCTCGATGCGACCGCGGAGGCCGACGCGCTCGGCAAGCCGGCCGGCCGCGACGAGGCCATGGAGCGCCCCTCGCTGGTCCGGATCACCGATTTGACGCCCGAGGAGGTCAACGGCCGCGCACGTGAGGAGTCCGAGGCGGCGCTGTCTGCGCTGGCGGCGGCCGATCCCGGCGACTCGCCGGCGGTCGGCTACCTGGAGGATCTCGCCGAGTTCGTCGTGGTTCGAGGGCGGTGA
- a CDS encoding ASCH domain-containing protein, with protein MAEIDPDALLPNDHVKDAVLDGEITQLSRGAANRYAAAGDTFDLDGATVEVTDVEERTLGDLTDADAKREGSPSLEAYKRRMEQVHPGDFEWDGTSEIITYRFETLE; from the coding sequence ATGGCTGAAATAGACCCCGACGCGTTACTCCCGAACGACCACGTCAAAGATGCGGTCCTTGACGGCGAAATAACCCAACTGAGCCGCGGTGCCGCCAACCGCTACGCCGCGGCGGGCGACACGTTCGATCTCGACGGGGCGACCGTCGAGGTGACGGACGTCGAGGAACGGACACTCGGCGACCTGACCGACGCCGACGCGAAACGGGAGGGTTCGCCCTCCCTCGAGGCGTACAAACGGCGGATGGAACAGGTCCACCCAGGCGACTTCGAGTGGGACGGCACGAGCGAGATCATCACGTATCGCTTCGAGACGCTCGAGTGA
- the prs gene encoding ribose-phosphate diphosphokinase, translated as MIVPGSASQEVAAALASELDEPLAAVEYDWFADGETLVRVPDAGDRAIVVASTVSDSAQVELLQLQDAARQRAEEVVTVLPYMGYGRQDEAFEPGEPVSARAMARAISTGTDRVMTVNPHEASIADFFEVPCATVDAASHLADPLPGLSDPLFLSPDAGAVDLAETVRDAYGTGTVDYFEKVRHSDTDVEIRPSDASTAGRDVVLVDDIVATGSTMSTAIGQLSAPERVFVTCVHPMLAANARTKLATAGVEAVYGTDTIERAVSAVSAAPAIAESL; from the coding sequence ATGATAGTTCCGGGATCCGCATCACAAGAGGTCGCGGCGGCGCTCGCGAGCGAACTCGACGAGCCGCTCGCCGCCGTCGAGTACGACTGGTTCGCCGACGGCGAGACGCTCGTCCGCGTTCCGGACGCCGGCGACAGGGCGATCGTCGTCGCCTCGACGGTGTCAGATTCCGCACAGGTCGAGTTGCTGCAGCTACAGGACGCCGCCCGGCAACGGGCCGAGGAGGTCGTCACCGTCCTGCCGTACATGGGCTACGGGAGACAGGACGAGGCGTTCGAGCCGGGTGAGCCGGTGTCAGCGCGGGCGATGGCGCGGGCGATCTCGACCGGAACCGACCGGGTGATGACGGTCAACCCCCACGAGGCGTCGATCGCCGACTTCTTCGAGGTGCCGTGTGCGACCGTCGACGCGGCTAGTCACCTCGCCGACCCGCTGCCCGGTCTCTCCGATCCGCTGTTTCTGTCGCCCGACGCCGGCGCGGTCGACCTCGCCGAGACTGTCCGTGACGCCTACGGGACCGGGACGGTCGACTACTTCGAGAAGGTACGACACTCCGACACCGACGTCGAGATCCGCCCCAGCGACGCGAGTACCGCCGGACGCGACGTGGTGTTGGTCGACGACATCGTCGCGACCGGATCGACGATGAGCACCGCGATCGGCCAGCTTTCGGCCCCGGAACGCGTCTTCGTCACCTGCGTTCACCCGATGCTCGCCGCCAACGCCCGGACGAAGCTCGCGACCGCCGGCGTCGAGGCGGTGTACGGTACCGACACGATCGAGCGGGCGGTCTCGGCGGTGAGCGCCGCCCCGGCGATCGCCGAATCGTTATAA
- the ygfZ gene encoding CAF17-like 4Fe-4S cluster assembly/insertion protein YgfZ — protein sequence MTVVAKLHESHGATFTERGGRRVVDHYGRPERVHRAVRNVVGTIEMGYGVLEVTGDDRVDFVDNAVSNRVPETDGQGVYALLLDAQGGIETELYVYNADEKLLCFVPPGTATDLAAKWSEKTFIQDVEVRAASDDFGVFGVHGPKATEKIASVLTGPSSPDRPLSFVRGTLGDWGVTVLRTDDLTGEEGYEVICAAEDAPDVFDALVNHGLNAAPFGYRTLEYLLLEAGTPLFSTELEGTVPNVLGLRNALDFEKGCYVGQEVVSKIENRGQPSRQLAGLRPDAVPDPGAAVFAGDEHVGEVTRGDHSPSLEAPIALAFVEYGLDAGDMSVRIDGEDVDASLVELPFVEGSSRSRRLPEY from the coding sequence ATGACTGTCGTCGCGAAACTCCACGAATCCCACGGCGCGACGTTCACCGAACGCGGCGGTCGCCGGGTGGTCGACCACTACGGCCGCCCCGAGCGCGTCCACCGGGCCGTCCGGAACGTCGTCGGGACGATCGAGATGGGCTACGGCGTCCTCGAAGTCACCGGCGACGACCGGGTCGACTTCGTCGACAACGCCGTCTCGAACCGCGTCCCCGAGACGGACGGCCAGGGGGTCTACGCGCTGTTGCTCGACGCACAGGGTGGCATCGAGACGGAGTTGTACGTGTACAACGCCGACGAGAAACTGCTCTGTTTCGTCCCGCCGGGGACGGCGACCGACCTCGCCGCGAAGTGGTCCGAGAAGACGTTCATCCAGGACGTCGAGGTCCGGGCCGCCAGCGACGACTTCGGCGTCTTCGGCGTCCACGGACCGAAGGCGACCGAAAAGATCGCGTCGGTGCTAACGGGGCCGAGTTCGCCCGACCGGCCGCTGTCGTTCGTCCGTGGCACCCTCGGCGACTGGGGAGTGACGGTCCTTCGGACCGACGATCTGACAGGCGAGGAGGGCTACGAGGTCATCTGTGCGGCCGAGGACGCCCCGGACGTCTTCGACGCGCTGGTCAATCACGGCCTCAACGCCGCGCCGTTCGGCTATCGGACGCTCGAATACTTGTTGCTCGAAGCCGGGACGCCGCTGTTCTCGACGGAACTGGAGGGGACGGTCCCGAACGTTCTCGGCCTCCGGAACGCGCTGGACTTCGAGAAGGGCTGTTATGTCGGCCAGGAAGTCGTCTCGAAGATCGAAAACCGGGGCCAGCCCTCCCGGCAGTTGGCTGGTCTCCGCCCCGACGCCGTTCCCGACCCCGGTGCGGCGGTGTTCGCCGGCGACGAACACGTCGGCGAGGTGACCCGCGGCGATCACAGCCCCTCGCTCGAAGCCCCCATCGCGCTCGCGTTCGTGGAGTACGGCCTCGACGCCGGGGACATGTCCGTCCGAATCGACGGCGAGGACGTCGACGCCTCCCTCGTCGAGCTCCCGTTCGTCGAGGGGTCCTCGCGGTCGCGGCGACTCCCGGAGTACTGA